One Vicia villosa cultivar HV-30 ecotype Madison, WI linkage group LG5, Vvil1.0, whole genome shotgun sequence genomic window, TATTTGATTCCCATATTTAATTTTGAGGTTTTGGTGCTCTTTAATTGgcatgatttattttttattttatacagaTTATCTTCGGGATCAACTCAGTGCAAAAAACACGGAAGTGAACTATCTAAAAGAGCATGCTTGCGATCTTGATTTGAAGTTCAAGGAGATGGAAGATTTACGAAAAGAAGTTTTCACCTTAAGGGAGGAACTGAATATCTCCAATTCAAAGCAATTTTCTTTGATTCGTGAGCTAGAGACTAAAGAAGCGGAGTTAGAGCTATCAGCATTGTCCGTGGAGAAACTGGATGAACCATTTTCATCCATGGAGTCTCAGTTTGAAGTTGAAACTATGAAGCTTGATATGATGGCCTTGGAACAGGATTTATTTGAGACCAAGAAAGTTCAGGATGAAACTCTAGAAGAAAATAATAGAATGAGTAGATTGATTAATGAGTTACAGGGTGCATTGCATGAAGCACAA contains:
- the LOC131601354 gene encoding uncharacterized protein LOC131601354 produces the protein MYCTGCKLQPAQRKHLLRKLWQTSLEIEDYLRDQLSAKNTEVNYLKEHACDLDLKFKEMEDLRKEVFTLREELNISNSKQFSLIRELETKEAELELSALSVEKLDEPFSSMESQFEVETMKLDMMALEQDLFETKKVQDETLEENNRMSRLINELQGALHEAQDTIVYLNEENKEIKEKLDAANMNTRLFSQKVEDWLESKDRLQIKDQSRSKAEDTRYINFVICLMN